The Zingiber officinale cultivar Zhangliang chromosome 9A, Zo_v1.1, whole genome shotgun sequence genome window below encodes:
- the LOC122019388 gene encoding cell wall protein TIR4-like, producing MPEDFPCLPCPTSGNFTFILLFLFIVKNCYVVDFLSPMDNFYSALIDEELHLEEDALRTKEQELLASIILPSSVEVLVPVAEASSSQVVPEASEGPPTEIPVIPLLTVSSPMAVASPAATSLPIIELTSPVSSEKSLAEVAPNKRPGRKLTRAPPSKRRLILPADDLVSEGFVLADLPSDEPTLAELYPSLIFPASPSSGTSAPGAVSFTSPLSIPESGSLPSSPSSYLVFAPPSILTSSFSVGSSTIPVLHILLGGSFASA from the exons ATGCCTGAAGATTTTCCTTGCCTTCCCTGCCCGACATCAGGGAATTTCaccttcatccttcttttcctgtTTATTGTGAAAAATTGTTATGTCGTCGACTTTCTATCCCCAA TGGACAATTTTTATTCTGCCTTGATCGATGAAGAACTGCATTTGGAAGAGGATGCACTTCGCACAAAAGAACAAGAGCTTCTTGCTTCCATTATTCTGCCTTCCTCGGTTGAGGTTTTGGTTCCTGTGGCAGAAGCCTCCAGCTCTCAGGTGGTTCCTGAGGCTTCTGAGGGTCCTCCTACAGAAATTCCTGTTATTCCTTTGCTAACTGTTTCTTCGCCGATGGCTGTTGCTTCTCCAGCAGCCACTTCCCTTCCTAttatcgagcttacatccccGGTAAGCTCAGAAAAATCCTTAGCTGAAGTTGCTCCCAACAAACGCCCGGGACGCAAACTTACTAGGGCTCCTCCCTCCAAAAGGAGACTTATCCTTCCCGCCGACGACCttgtttcagaaggttttgttcttgctgaccttccttctgatgaaccTACTTTGGCTGAGCTTTACCCTTCTCTCATTTTTCCTGCTTCACCCTCTTCCGGTACTAGTGCCCCTGGTGCTGTTTCTTTCACTTCTCCCTTGTCTATTCCAGAATCTGGATCTCTACCCTCCTCGCCATCTTCTTATCTagtttttgctcctccttctattcTAACTTCCTCTTTCTCCG